One genomic window of Ignavibacteriota bacterium includes the following:
- a CDS encoding biotin--[acetyl-CoA-carboxylase] ligase, whose amino-acid sequence MIILTDNIDFAGSYFRPPDNSVNNYGTPLTGLLEKKFFLFDSSSYQYELPFWKYGFITKYAEESQFDALMELSGQKIQIPDKIFCMADSGKKFHGFRNRKWESHTGNIHLSCYFKPYVSPGFVGLGFTMLAAVSVVETLNEIPQLNGMAKIKWVNDILIGSSKICGVIAQTQIQGDKVTDAVIGIGLNVESVPKIQPTSFVPTATSVNKESSQNYSAGYISHILLKKISENYNLLINEGVQSILKKYKENSLIMGRKISIWTDPHQASPVPIRSGIVKSIGDYLEIYLENSNTPITDGRIVLE is encoded by the coding sequence ATGATTATATTAACAGATAATATTGATTTTGCCGGTTCTTATTTCAGACCACCTGATAATTCTGTTAATAATTATGGTACACCGCTAACAGGTTTGCTTGAAAAAAAGTTTTTTTTGTTTGATTCCTCAAGTTATCAATACGAATTGCCATTCTGGAAATATGGCTTCATTACCAAATATGCTGAAGAATCTCAATTTGATGCCTTGATGGAGCTTTCCGGTCAAAAAATTCAAATTCCAGATAAAATATTTTGTATGGCTGATTCAGGTAAAAAGTTTCATGGTTTTAGAAATCGTAAGTGGGAAAGTCACACAGGGAATATCCACTTAAGTTGCTATTTTAAGCCTTATGTCAGTCCCGGATTTGTAGGGCTTGGATTTACAATGCTTGCTGCTGTTTCAGTAGTTGAAACTCTGAATGAAATTCCCCAACTTAATGGCATGGCGAAAATTAAATGGGTAAATGATATTTTAATTGGTTCTTCGAAAATTTGCGGTGTAATTGCTCAAACCCAGATTCAAGGTGATAAAGTTACAGACGCAGTCATAGGAATAGGTCTTAATGTTGAATCTGTTCCAAAGATTCAGCCAACTTCATTTGTGCCCACTGCAACCTCTGTAAATAAAGAATCATCACAAAATTATTCAGCCGGATATATCTCTCATATATTGCTTAAGAAAATCTCTGAAAATTATAATCTTCTTATTAATGAGGGAGTTCAGAGTATTTTAAAAAAATACAAAGAAAACTCACTGATTATGGGCAGAAAAATCAGTATATGGACAGACCCTCACCAAGCCAGTCCTGTGCCTATACGTTCAGGAATAGTAAAATCAATAGGTGATTACCTCGAAATTTATCTCGAAAACAGCAATACACCAATTACTGACGGAAGAATCGTTCTGGAATGA
- a CDS encoding CBS domain-containing protein: MDIPLSLLFFILGILSPLYSAVIYYLSQDTINDLIETNYKAAQRLRNLKTDYDELINSFIIFEFIAYIISYSFLAYHLFNEISAGNTGILVYIIATSIFIIAFLLFRFLFLSLGVRFADSIAGLLSFPIFVFSAIIKPLTHIFILLNKSIVGKPNVEESRDEISELVESAHEEGAIEIGEYRILKNIMHFSEILVSDVMTPRTVMFSCAAELSVEEVARMSELKMYSRFPIWEGESVDDGILGYVMSKDVIIAALNGKGNMKLRDFNREVYFIPENAELDTALERFLNRRQHMFMVVDEYGGIEGLITMEDVLETILGVEIVDEVDKVVDLRQLAKQRRDSRIASL; the protein is encoded by the coding sequence ATGGATATACCCCTTAGTTTGTTGTTTTTTATACTTGGAATTTTAAGTCCGCTATATTCAGCAGTAATATATTATCTTTCGCAGGATACAATAAATGACCTGATTGAAACTAATTATAAAGCGGCTCAAAGATTAAGAAATTTAAAAACAGATTATGATGAATTAATCAATTCATTTATTATATTCGAATTTATTGCATATATTATTTCATATTCTTTTCTTGCTTACCACCTGTTTAATGAAATTTCGGCAGGCAATACAGGAATTTTAGTCTATATAATTGCTACATCAATATTTATTATTGCTTTTTTGCTATTCAGATTTTTGTTCCTTTCATTGGGAGTAAGATTCGCTGACAGCATTGCAGGATTATTATCTTTTCCGATTTTTGTATTCTCGGCTATAATCAAACCATTAACACATATTTTCATCTTATTAAATAAATCAATAGTTGGCAAACCAAACGTTGAAGAAAGCCGTGATGAAATATCGGAATTAGTCGAATCAGCCCACGAAGAGGGAGCTATTGAAATTGGCGAATACAGAATATTGAAAAACATTATGCACTTCAGCGAAATATTGGTTTCCGATGTAATGACACCGAGAACAGTCATGTTTTCCTGCGCTGCAGAATTATCAGTTGAAGAAGTAGCCAGAATGTCAGAATTAAAAATGTATTCCAGATTTCCGATATGGGAAGGTGAGTCAGTTGATGACGGAATACTCGGATATGTAATGTCAAAAGACGTTATAATTGCCGCCTTAAACGGAAAGGGAAATATGAAATTGAGGGATTTCAATCGTGAAGTTTATTTTATTCCCGAAAATGCAGAGCTCGACACAGCTCTCGAAAGATTTCTCAATCGTCGCCAACATATGTTTATGGTAGTAGATGAATATGGTGGTATTGAAGGACTGATTACTATGGAAGATGTGCTTGAAACAATTTTGGGCGTTGAAATTGTTGATGAAGTGGACAAGGTTGTTGATTTAAGACAGCTTGCAAAACAACGAAGAGATTCGAGAATCGCATCATTATAA
- a CDS encoding SulP family inorganic anion transporter, which yields MGIFQNLKYDLPAGLVVFLVAVPLCLGIALASGAPLFAGIIAGIIGGTVVAALSGSPLSVSGPAAGLTVIVLNAIATLGSYEAFLLSVVLAGLMQLTLGYLKAGIIGYYFPSSVIKGMLAGIGLILILKQIPHAIGYDVVVIGDESFIEPEGTTTFESLMNSFGLLNYGAAIISIISIVIMVFWEKPFFKKFTFVKLIPGALVVVILGIVTNYIFQLYFPNLVIGENMLVSLPIAESFQDFAVQFVFPDFTQITNANIWIVAVTIAIIASLESLLSLEAVDKLDPYKRTSPANQELKAQGVGNFLSGLIGGLPMTAVIVRSSANVNAGGRTKMAAIFHGILLLVSVLLIPTFLNLIPLASLAAILLLVGYKLAKWELFRDLYRMGMTQFLPFIVTVLGILFTDLLRGIGLGMAVAIFYILKNNYKTPYFFHKETHKHGEIIRLILSEDVSFLNRGSILLTLSHLPENVKVIIDGTGSQNIDYDVLEIIHDFKISSQLKNIEVELIEIPDFIKQSHH from the coding sequence ATGGGGATTTTTCAGAACTTAAAATATGATTTACCCGCAGGACTTGTAGTCTTTCTTGTAGCAGTGCCACTGTGTTTGGGTATAGCCCTTGCTTCCGGTGCACCACTTTTTGCCGGAATTATTGCAGGAATTATCGGTGGCACAGTCGTTGCTGCACTCAGCGGTTCGCCCTTAAGCGTAAGTGGACCGGCAGCCGGTTTGACTGTGATAGTTTTGAATGCTATAGCCACACTGGGAAGTTACGAAGCATTTTTATTGTCTGTTGTATTGGCAGGTCTGATGCAGCTTACTCTCGGATATTTAAAAGCAGGTATCATTGGATATTACTTTCCATCCTCAGTGATAAAAGGTATGTTAGCAGGGATTGGACTAATATTGATTTTGAAGCAAATACCTCATGCAATAGGTTATGACGTTGTTGTTATTGGTGATGAAAGTTTTATAGAACCCGAAGGTACAACAACATTTGAAAGTTTGATGAATTCATTTGGTCTGCTCAATTATGGTGCAGCTATAATAAGTATTATCTCAATAGTGATAATGGTATTTTGGGAAAAACCATTTTTTAAAAAATTTACTTTCGTCAAGTTGATACCGGGCGCATTAGTTGTTGTAATTTTGGGTATTGTAACGAATTACATATTTCAGTTATATTTCCCGAATTTGGTCATCGGTGAAAATATGCTTGTCAGCCTACCAATTGCTGAATCATTTCAAGACTTTGCCGTACAATTTGTATTTCCCGATTTCACTCAAATAACAAATGCTAATATTTGGATTGTTGCAGTAACTATTGCAATTATTGCAAGTTTGGAATCACTTTTAAGTTTAGAGGCGGTTGATAAACTTGACCCTTATAAACGTACTTCACCTGCCAATCAAGAGCTTAAAGCGCAGGGTGTAGGAAATTTCTTATCAGGCTTAATAGGTGGTTTGCCTATGACGGCTGTAATTGTTCGAAGCTCTGCAAACGTAAATGCAGGCGGACGCACTAAAATGGCTGCAATTTTCCATGGTATATTATTGCTTGTCAGCGTACTTCTTATTCCGACATTTCTTAACCTTATACCACTTGCAAGCCTGGCTGCAATTTTACTTTTAGTAGGTTATAAATTAGCTAAATGGGAATTATTCAGAGATTTGTACAGAATGGGAATGACTCAGTTTTTACCATTCATAGTTACAGTTCTCGGTATTTTATTTACAGATTTACTTAGAGGAATTGGCTTAGGTATGGCAGTTGCTATATTCTACATACTAAAGAATAATTACAAAACACCGTATTTCTTCCATAAAGAAACCCATAAACACGGCGAAATCATTAGACTTATTTTATCTGAAGACGTTAGTTTCTTAAATCGTGGCAGTATCCTTCTAACTCTCTCGCATTTACCTGAAAATGTCAAAGTAATAATTGATGGTACCGGTTCTCAGAATATTGATTACGATGTTTTAGAAATTATTCATGATTTTAAAATTAGCTCACAACTAAAAAATATTGAAGTTGAATTAATAGAAATTCCGGATTTTATAAAACAATCTCATCATTAA
- a CDS encoding carbonic anhydrase — translation MSQEHIKLLEYNKQWVKETLELDPNYFTELAKGQKPEFLWVGCADSRVPANVITGTKSGDIFVHRNIANVVLHTDSNCMSVLHYAVEVLKVRHIIVCGHYSCGGIKAAMSNKDHGLVVNKWLRNIKEVYAKHSNELDAIEDTTERSNRLTELNVIESVINLAKTSIIQSAWDNHEIKIHGWVYGIDTGIIKDLNVMVQETADLEPIFRYEKIEKL, via the coding sequence ATGTCACAAGAGCATATTAAACTATTGGAATATAATAAACAATGGGTTAAGGAAACATTAGAACTTGACCCAAATTATTTCACTGAACTTGCAAAAGGACAAAAACCTGAATTCCTTTGGGTTGGCTGTGCAGATAGCAGAGTTCCTGCAAATGTGATCACCGGAACAAAGTCGGGTGATATATTTGTACATCGAAATATAGCAAACGTAGTATTGCATACAGATTCAAACTGTATGAGTGTACTTCATTATGCAGTAGAAGTGCTCAAAGTGAGACATATTATTGTGTGCGGACACTATAGCTGTGGAGGTATCAAAGCAGCTATGTCAAATAAGGATCATGGATTGGTTGTAAATAAGTGGCTTCGCAATATTAAAGAAGTTTACGCTAAGCATTCTAATGAACTTGATGCTATTGAAGATACTACTGAAAGAAGCAACAGACTCACAGAGCTTAATGTCATAGAAAGTGTCATAAACTTAGCCAAAACATCAATAATTCAAAGCGCTTGGGATAATCATGAGATTAAAATCCATGGTTGGGTTTATGGAATTGACACAGGCATTATCAAAGACCTGAATGTTATGGTTCAAGAAACAGCAGACTTGGAGCCGATTTTCAGATACGAAAAAATAGAAAAACTTTAA
- a CDS encoding carbonic anhydrase — protein MKSALRLTANAVIIILLSVAAIFADEHAKKSKHEGVNVLKVLLDGNQRFVDGTATHPHQDRKTILETSKGQNPIAVIIACSDSRVPVETLFDAGVGDIFVIRTAGNIIGNYEMGSIQYAVEHLGVKFVGVLGHTDCGAIKAFAHGHEGEGNIKDIIKHIRDEEEEQEIPEPKHEHMERCIYANIFHGMKQIKNDPMIQRISKEHGEVQVLPMIYNVETGSVNVLDPDMKAPH, from the coding sequence ATGAAATCTGCTTTACGACTTACGGCAAATGCCGTTATAATTATTCTGCTCTCAGTGGCAGCCATTTTTGCTGATGAACACGCAAAAAAGTCTAAACATGAGGGTGTTAATGTATTAAAAGTACTTCTTGACGGAAATCAACGATTTGTTGATGGTACTGCCACTCATCCACATCAGGATAGAAAAACAATTCTCGAAACATCAAAAGGGCAGAATCCTATTGCTGTAATTATTGCCTGCTCAGACAGTCGCGTACCCGTTGAAACCCTTTTCGATGCCGGAGTCGGCGATATTTTTGTTATTCGTACAGCCGGTAATATTATTGGCAATTATGAAATGGGCAGCATTCAATATGCAGTTGAGCATCTTGGAGTAAAATTTGTCGGTGTTCTTGGTCATACTGACTGTGGAGCCATAAAAGCTTTTGCTCATGGTCATGAAGGCGAAGGTAATATTAAAGATATTATCAAGCATATCCGAGATGAGGAAGAGGAGCAGGAAATTCCTGAACCGAAGCACGAACACATGGAAAGATGTATTTATGCCAATATATTTCATGGTATGAAACAGATTAAAAACGACCCCATGATTCAAAGAATAAGTAAGGAACATGGTGAAGTTCAAGTACTTCCAATGATTTATAATGTTGAAACAGGCTCGGTCAATGTTTTAGACCCAGATATGAAGGCACCGCATTAA
- a CDS encoding PAS domain-containing protein has translation MMSIERNIIESLPYGVVYVDKQQKVIELNKKIISSFGDLRGKVLFETESKLSKPEIIARLDEAIEKGCESSLIVTNSIVNHKTTIINISISPVKQNDEIVGALMLVSENNEYNQWQRDFNLLFESVPSYISIVDPSLKIVRASQKFRYTFGRNHSIFYTEPGKKKNDYQDNPTILCFSDNEEHTDTVISNTINGEKVHLIVTSVPFLVKDNKTQLVMEIMLDITELNQLQEQLNLTHDFYSDLLDNSADGIIAIDTKGRVQIFNSTLKDILLWNVIRKPTINKIQELLPKEFFDEADIDGIILQDKDCVLKSTVGDKIPVRLNAFEIRDKKKSVGRVGFFQDLRNVKQLEKQKKDAERDALITTFNSVGKSIFSVFAYQDDIAKRFEKIIYSDRNIDFKIKSWDNLKFHYDVLNKMILDFIKVASGFESNPIELNLKQFIESTVREFRGLADFYGIRLKEDYLLRPGISLYDEYIYRTITNILLINSIDSAKDVPVGGEVVFHAEDYLGKPIILVSDNGADISKLLDSKKRFFKDKQEIGVGFRTLQFLAEKVEGKFEIVTDNLQGNIYKFEF, from the coding sequence TTGATGAGTATTGAACGAAATATAATAGAATCCCTGCCTTACGGGGTTGTTTATGTGGATAAACAACAAAAGGTAATAGAATTAAATAAAAAAATTATATCTTCTTTCGGGGATTTAAGAGGGAAAGTTTTATTTGAAACTGAATCGAAACTAAGTAAACCTGAGATTATAGCAAGATTAGATGAGGCAATTGAAAAAGGTTGTGAATCATCTCTGATAGTCACAAATTCTATTGTAAATCACAAAACTACAATCATTAATATAAGTATAAGTCCTGTTAAACAAAATGATGAAATAGTTGGTGCACTTATGCTTGTTAGTGAAAATAACGAATATAACCAATGGCAGCGGGATTTTAATCTGTTATTCGAATCCGTACCATCTTATATTTCAATAGTTGATCCAAGCTTGAAAATTGTTAGAGCAAGTCAAAAGTTCAGATATACTTTCGGAAGAAATCACAGTATATTTTATACTGAACCGGGCAAAAAGAAAAATGATTATCAAGATAACCCGACAATATTATGCTTTTCTGATAATGAAGAGCATACTGATACAGTTATTTCAAATACAATTAATGGTGAAAAAGTACATTTAATAGTTACAAGTGTACCATTTCTGGTAAAAGATAATAAAACGCAACTTGTAATGGAAATAATGTTGGATATAACAGAGCTAAATCAGTTGCAGGAGCAGCTAAATCTAACGCATGATTTTTATAGTGATTTGCTTGATAATTCAGCAGATGGTATTATTGCAATAGATACTAAGGGCAGAGTTCAGATATTCAACTCGACACTCAAAGACATTCTGCTTTGGAATGTTATTCGCAAACCAACTATAAACAAAATTCAGGAGCTGCTGCCAAAAGAATTTTTTGATGAAGCTGATATTGATGGAATAATTCTTCAGGATAAAGATTGTGTTTTAAAGTCAACAGTTGGTGATAAAATACCGGTCAGACTAAATGCATTTGAAATCCGTGACAAGAAGAAATCAGTCGGAAGAGTCGGATTTTTCCAGGATTTACGAAATGTGAAGCAGCTTGAAAAGCAAAAGAAAGATGCCGAAAGAGATGCACTTATAACTACTTTCAATTCAGTTGGTAAAAGTATATTTTCAGTTTTTGCGTATCAGGATGATATTGCAAAAAGATTTGAAAAGATAATTTACAGCGACAGAAATATTGATTTCAAAATCAAATCCTGGGATAATTTGAAATTCCATTATGATGTACTAAATAAAATGATACTTGATTTTATTAAAGTTGCATCAGGGTTCGAATCGAATCCAATTGAGTTAAATTTAAAACAATTTATTGAATCTACTGTAAGGGAATTTCGCGGTTTAGCCGATTTTTACGGTATCAGACTAAAAGAAGATTATTTGCTCAGACCCGGAATATCGCTATATGATGAGTATATTTACAGAACAATCACAAATATTCTCCTTATCAATTCTATTGATTCAGCAAAAGATGTCCCGGTTGGTGGAGAGGTTGTTTTTCATGCTGAAGACTATCTGGGTAAACCGATTATATTGGTATCTGACAATGGTGCTGATATAAGCAAATTACTTGATTCAAAAAAGAGATTTTTTAAAGATAAACAAGAGATAGGAGTAGGATTTAGAACCTTACAGTTTTTGGCTGAGAAGGTGGAAGGAAAGTTTGAAATTGTTACTGATAATTTACAAGGCAATATCTATAAGTTCGAATTTTAA